The Methanobrevibacter oralis genome contains a region encoding:
- a CDS encoding zinc ribbon domain-containing protein: MGFCNSCGRPIVKKDYGTNKDGSPNDEYCIDCFQNGEFTEPNITLNEMIIRKTKEMMEKNPRLPETQATGITARFIPGLKRWNPEYSYEDDFEF, translated from the coding sequence ATGGGATTTTGTAATTCTTGTGGCAGACCAATTGTTAAAAAAGATTATGGGACTAATAAGGATGGAAGTCCCAATGATGAGTATTGTATTGATTGTTTTCAAAATGGTGAATTTACAGAACCTAATATAACCTTAAATGAAATGATTATTAGAAAAACTAAAGAAATGATGGAAAAAAATCCTAGATTGCCTGAAACCCAAGCAACTGGAATTACTGCTAGGTTTATACCAGGTTTAAAAAGATGGAATCCTGAATATAGTTATGAAGATGATTTTGAATTTTAA
- a CDS encoding coiled-coil domain-containing protein, whose product MKVGKGIVKKYSREYNRTLKNGEKRKYTTEQIQITVPKTEDIYENKEEVLIIPHSEIEDFNQIHETNESLKIANYLTLEKVKELEKQLENSNKPSASEYEKEIKRLKQEIDDMNKNNIENLKKENDTIKNKHSKLIEENENLKHKFINIKTEVENLKTKYSSIKEENENLKNKQSNIKTEHDHLKKKYCDMKEENKSLKNEYSSLIDEQNNIKESYTNISSKYDQLKQENLNTKTSYAEIFEINEDLEKDYDSLRLEYNDLVDKYNNLEEELYRLKSNKSHDEYIANRVKEFILNSGN is encoded by the coding sequence ATGAAGGTAGGAAAAGGTATTGTAAAAAAGTATTCAAGAGAATACAATAGAACTCTTAAAAATGGTGAAAAAAGAAAATACACAACAGAACAAATTCAAATTACAGTACCAAAAACAGAGGACATTTATGAAAATAAAGAAGAAGTTTTAATTATTCCCCACTCCGAAATTGAAGATTTTAACCAAATACACGAAACAAATGAATCGCTTAAAATAGCTAATTATTTAACTCTTGAGAAGGTGAAAGAATTGGAAAAACAACTTGAAAATTCTAATAAACCATCCGCTTCTGAATATGAAAAGGAAATAAAACGACTTAAACAAGAAATAGATGATATGAACAAAAACAATATTGAAAATTTGAAAAAAGAAAATGATACTATTAAAAATAAACACTCTAAATTAATAGAAGAAAATGAAAACCTTAAACACAAATTTATCAATATTAAAACAGAAGTAGAAAATCTAAAAACTAAGTATTCAAGTATTAAAGAAGAAAATGAGAATCTTAAGAATAAACAGAGTAACATCAAAACTGAACATGACCATCTTAAAAAGAAATACTGTGATATGAAAGAGGAAAATAAATCTCTTAAAAACGAGTATTCTAGTTTAATTGATGAACAAAACAATATTAAAGAAAGTTATACTAATATTAGCAGTAAATATGATCAATTAAAACAAGAAAATCTTAATACTAAAACTAGCTATGCAGAAATTTTTGAAATAAATGAAGATTTAGAAAAAGATTATGATTCACTTCGTTTAGAATATAATGATTTGGTTGATAAATATAACAATTTAGAAGAAGAACTATACCGTTTAAAATCAAATAAAAGTCATGATGAATATATAGCTAATAGAGTAAAAGAATTTATTTTAAATAGTGGAAATTAA
- a CDS encoding flavodoxin family protein, which yields MKIFGICASPRNNTTEYVLKKALDSLESNGFETNIFTCHAKDIKPCMHCDYCIENKKCIIDDDMGEVYKNLQLADGIILATPIQSGGISSNLSAIMDRTRALEAIDFNLLRGKIGMSIVVGGDRTGGQDFAHLKNITYFMIHGIIPVSGGPFGSNLGASFWSNDSLDDIKKDIYGMDSLKRTLFEFQNFLNKYI from the coding sequence ATGAAAATTTTTGGTATTTGTGCTAGTCCAAGGAATAATACTACTGAATATGTTTTAAAAAAAGCTTTAGATAGTCTGGAATCAAATGGATTTGAAACAAACATATTTACCTGTCATGCTAAGGATATTAAACCCTGTATGCATTGTGATTATTGTATTGAAAATAAAAAATGCATAATTGATGATGATATGGGGGAAGTTTATAAAAATCTTCAATTAGCTGATGGTATAATTTTAGCAACGCCTATTCAAAGTGGAGGGATAAGTAGTAATTTATCTGCTATAATGGATAGAACTAGGGCATTAGAAGCTATTGATTTTAATTTACTTAGGGGGAAAATTGGTATGAGCATTGTTGTTGGTGGCGATAGGACTGGAGGACAAGATTTTGCTCATTTAAAAAATATTACTTATTTTATGATACATGGCATAATTCCAGTTAGTGGTGGACCATTTGGTTCTAATTTAGGTGCTTCATTCTGGTCTAATGATTCATTAGACGATATTAAGAAAGATATTTATGGTATGGACTCTTTAAAAAGGACATTATTTGAATTCCAAAATTTCTTAAATAAATATATTTAA